A single Streptomyces sp. Edi2 DNA region contains:
- the erpA gene encoding iron-sulfur cluster insertion protein ErpA, producing MSVQDETTVSDGIILSDAAASKVKSLLEQEGREDLALRVAVQPGGCSGLRYQLFFDERSLDGDVVKDFDGVKVVTDRMSAPYLGGASIDFVDTIEKQGFTIDNPNATGSCACGDSFS from the coding sequence ATGAGCGTTCAGGACGAGACCACCGTCAGCGACGGCATCATCCTGTCCGACGCGGCCGCGTCGAAGGTCAAGAGCCTGCTGGAGCAGGAAGGCCGGGAGGACCTCGCGCTGCGGGTGGCCGTTCAGCCCGGCGGCTGCTCCGGTCTGCGCTACCAGCTCTTCTTCGACGAGCGTTCGCTCGACGGCGATGTCGTCAAGGACTTCGACGGCGTCAAGGTCGTCACCGACCGGATGAGCGCCCCCTACCTGGGCGGTGCCTCCATCGACTTCGTCGACACCATCGAGAAGCAGGGCTTCACGATCGACAACCCGAACGCCACCGGCTCCTGCGCCTGCGGCGACTCCTTCAGCTAA
- a CDS encoding carbohydrate kinase family protein, producing MRIAVTGSIATDHLMTFPGRFADQLVADQLHTVSLSFLVDQLDVRRGGVAANICFGMGQLGTAPILVGAAGNDFEEYRAWLDRHGVDTRSVRISEVLHTARFVCTTDADHNQIGSFYTGAMSEARLIELQHVAERVGGLDLVVIGADDPEAMIRHTEECRSRGIPFGADFSQQIARMDGDAIRTLLADAAYLFSNEYEKGLIESKTGWTDEEILAKVGTRVTTLGANGVRIERVGEPAIEVGVPEENAKADPTGVGDAFRAGFLSGLAWGVGLERAAQIGCMLATLVIETVGTQEYELHRSHFMDRFTKAYGHEAAAEVQQHLV from the coding sequence GTGCGTATTGCAGTCACCGGCTCCATCGCCACCGACCACCTGATGACCTTCCCCGGCCGTTTCGCCGATCAGTTGGTCGCCGACCAGCTGCATACGGTCTCCCTCTCGTTCCTGGTCGACCAGCTCGATGTCCGCCGCGGCGGCGTCGCCGCCAACATCTGCTTCGGTATGGGCCAGCTCGGCACCGCGCCGATCCTGGTCGGTGCCGCCGGCAACGACTTCGAGGAGTACCGCGCCTGGCTCGACCGCCATGGCGTCGACACCCGCTCCGTCCGCATCTCCGAGGTGCTGCACACCGCGCGCTTCGTGTGCACCACCGACGCCGATCACAACCAGATCGGCTCCTTCTACACCGGCGCGATGAGCGAGGCCCGGCTGATCGAGCTGCAGCACGTGGCCGAGCGGGTCGGCGGCCTGGATCTCGTCGTGATCGGCGCGGACGACCCCGAGGCGATGATCCGGCACACCGAGGAGTGCCGCAGCCGCGGTATCCCCTTCGGCGCCGACTTCTCCCAGCAGATCGCCCGGATGGACGGCGACGCCATCCGCACCCTCCTGGCGGACGCGGCCTACCTCTTCTCCAACGAGTACGAGAAGGGCCTGATCGAGTCCAAGACCGGCTGGACCGACGAGGAGATCCTGGCCAAGGTCGGCACCCGCGTCACCACCCTCGGCGCCAACGGCGTCCGCATCGAGCGGGTCGGCGAGCCGGCCATCGAGGTCGGTGTCCCGGAGGAGAATGCCAAGGCCGACCCGACCGGTGTCGGCGACGCCTTCCGCGCCGGCTTCCTGTCCGGTCTGGCCTGGGGCGTCGGCCTGGAGCGCGCCGCGCAGATCGGCTGCATGCTGGCGACGCTGGTCATCGAGACCGTCGGCACCCAGGAGTACGAGCTGCACCGCAGCCACTTCATGGACCGCTTCACCAAGGCCTACGGCCACGAGGCCGCGGCCGAGGTCCAGCAGCACCTGGTCTGA